One stretch of Zingiber officinale cultivar Zhangliang chromosome 6B, Zo_v1.1, whole genome shotgun sequence DNA includes these proteins:
- the LOC121993004 gene encoding 2-hydroxy-6-oxononadienedioate/2-hydroxy-6-oxononatrienedioate hydrolase-like isoform X1, whose protein sequence is MPRCLNFTLARDRCHRRVFLAAGLRPTSTALFDGATVHCWVPSRPDLSRTPLLLIHGFGATAIWQWSVYIRPLLRAGFDLYVPDLLFFGASSSLGPDRSESYQARCVAAAMDALGVRRFCLVGVSYGGFVAYRLAAMYPGAVERVVLCGAGVCLEERDLVSGLFVVSDVGEALQLLLPQRPENLRQLVRLSFVRPPPVLPSCFLRDYIQVMCSKHRKEKTELIYTLVKERKLTDLPRITQSTLILWGEQDRIFPLELGHRLKRHLGDNARLIVIHNARHAVNLEKSKDICQHIIRFFHDSPTKNYNGQQAPLLSDAV, encoded by the exons ATGCCGCGCTGCCTCAACTTCACCCTCGCCCGGGACCGATGCCACCGCCGTGTCTTCCTCGCGGCCGGCCTCCGCCCTACCTCCACCGCGCTCTTCGACGGGGCCACCGTCCACTGCTGGGTTCCCTCCCGCCCCGATCTCTCCCGCACCCCACTCCTCCTCATTCACGGCTTTGGCGCCACCGCCATATGGCAGTGGTCCGTCTATATCCGCCCCCTCCTCCGCGCCGGATTCGACCTCTACGTCCCCGACCTTCTCTTCTTTGGCGCTTCCTCCTCCCTGGGCCCAGATCGCTCCGAGTCTTACCAGGCTCGCTGCGTCGCGGCCGCCATGGACGCTCTCGGCGTCCGGCGTTTTTGCCTCGTGGGAGTGAGCTATGGCGGGTTCGTGGCGTACCGCTTGGCGGCGATGTATCCTGGCGCGGTGGAGCGGGTAGTGCTTTGCGGCGCCGGCGTGTGCCTCGAGGAGCGTGATCTCGTGTCGGGGCTCTTCGTCGTGTCGGACGTAGGGGAGGCGTTACAACTTCTGCTTCCCCAGCGGCCGGAGAATCTCCGACAGCTTGTCCGTCTTTCCTTCGTCCGGCCGCCGCCGGTGTTGCCGTCCTGCTTCCTCCGGGATTACATACAG GTGATGTGCTCAAAGCATCGGAAAGAGAAGACAGAGTTGATTTATACTTTGGTTAAAGAAAGGAAACTCACAGATCTTCCAAGGATTACCCAG TCTACTTTGATACTCTGGGGAGAGCAAGATCGAATTTTTCCATTAGAATTGGGTCACAGATTGAAGAG GCATTTAGGGGACAATGCAAGACTAATAGTCATCCACAATGCCAGGCATGCTGTTAATCTTGAGAAATCAAAAGATATTTGTCAGCATATAATAAGATTTTTTCATGATTCTCCCACAAAAAATTACAATGGGCAGCAAGCACCTCTACTTTCAG
- the LOC121993004 gene encoding 2-hydroxy-6-oxononadienedioate/2-hydroxy-6-oxononatrienedioate hydrolase-like isoform X2, with protein sequence MPRCLNFTLARDRCHRRVFLAAGLRPTSTALFDGATVHCWVPSRPDLSRTPLLLIHGFGATAIWQWSVYIRPLLRAGFDLYVPDLLFFGASSSLGPDRSESYQARCVAAAMDALGVRRFCLVGVSYGGFVAYRLAAMYPGAVERVVLCGAGVCLEERDLVSGLFVVSDVGEALQLLLPQRPENLRQLVRLSFVRPPPVLPSCFLRDYIQVMCSKHRKEKTELIYTLVKERKLTDLPRITQSTLILWGEQDRIFPLELGHRLKRHAVNLEKSKDICQHIIRFFHDSPTKNYNGQQAPLLSDAV encoded by the exons ATGCCGCGCTGCCTCAACTTCACCCTCGCCCGGGACCGATGCCACCGCCGTGTCTTCCTCGCGGCCGGCCTCCGCCCTACCTCCACCGCGCTCTTCGACGGGGCCACCGTCCACTGCTGGGTTCCCTCCCGCCCCGATCTCTCCCGCACCCCACTCCTCCTCATTCACGGCTTTGGCGCCACCGCCATATGGCAGTGGTCCGTCTATATCCGCCCCCTCCTCCGCGCCGGATTCGACCTCTACGTCCCCGACCTTCTCTTCTTTGGCGCTTCCTCCTCCCTGGGCCCAGATCGCTCCGAGTCTTACCAGGCTCGCTGCGTCGCGGCCGCCATGGACGCTCTCGGCGTCCGGCGTTTTTGCCTCGTGGGAGTGAGCTATGGCGGGTTCGTGGCGTACCGCTTGGCGGCGATGTATCCTGGCGCGGTGGAGCGGGTAGTGCTTTGCGGCGCCGGCGTGTGCCTCGAGGAGCGTGATCTCGTGTCGGGGCTCTTCGTCGTGTCGGACGTAGGGGAGGCGTTACAACTTCTGCTTCCCCAGCGGCCGGAGAATCTCCGACAGCTTGTCCGTCTTTCCTTCGTCCGGCCGCCGCCGGTGTTGCCGTCCTGCTTCCTCCGGGATTACATACAG GTGATGTGCTCAAAGCATCGGAAAGAGAAGACAGAGTTGATTTATACTTTGGTTAAAGAAAGGAAACTCACAGATCTTCCAAGGATTACCCAG TCTACTTTGATACTCTGGGGAGAGCAAGATCGAATTTTTCCATTAGAATTGGGTCACAGATTGAAGAG GCATGCTGTTAATCTTGAGAAATCAAAAGATATTTGTCAGCATATAATAAGATTTTTTCATGATTCTCCCACAAAAAATTACAATGGGCAGCAAGCACCTCTACTTTCAG
- the LOC121990398 gene encoding probable protein phosphatase 2C 10: QTFVSTVRNAHGQCITFSGDVPRVNGQLAASRAFGDKSLKSYLSSDPDIRSEDVTADIDLLILASDGLWKVMSNEEAVDIARKHKDPQAAARPLATEAVNRVIKDDISCIVVQLRA, encoded by the exons CAAACATTTGTGTCTACTGTGAGAAATGCTCATGGTCAGTGTATAACGTTCTCAGGAGATGTTCCCAGAGTCAATGGCCAGTTAGCCGCTTCACGTGCTTTCGGAGACAAGAGCCTCAAGTCATATCTGAGTTCAGATCCAGATATACGCTCCGAAGATGTGACTGCTGACATCGATCTACTGATCCTTGCGAGTGATGGCTTGTGGAAG GTAATGAGCAACGAAGAGGCAGTGGATATTGCTAGAAAGCACAAAGATCCACAAGCAGCAGCAAGGCCGCTGGCAACGGAAGCAGTGAACAGAGTCATCAAGGATGATATCTCTTGCATCGTTGTTCAACTAAGGGCATAA